In Thermomicrobiales bacterium, a genomic segment contains:
- the larE gene encoding ATP-dependent sacrificial sulfur transferase LarE, with product MPQIESLSPELETKWNALLGAIGSLGSCVVAFSGGVDSALLLKASVLALGNRAVAATGLSETYAPEEMEEARAVAAEIGAVHVMVRTMELTDPRYANNSHQRCYFCKTELYTQLQAYAAQHGYAAVLDGTNADDLGDFRPGIRAANQLGVRSPLQEAGLTKQEIRDLSQWLALPTWDKPAAACLSSRFAYGDPITVEKLAQVAKAESHLRRLGYRGFRVRHHDEIARIEMPADQLADAIADREEIARGVRAAGYRYVTLDLEGYVSGRMNEGLNARLKPN from the coding sequence GTGCCGCAGATCGAATCGCTTTCACCAGAGCTCGAAACGAAGTGGAACGCGCTCCTGGGTGCGATCGGCTCCCTCGGTTCATGTGTGGTGGCATTCTCCGGTGGCGTCGACAGCGCGCTGCTGTTGAAGGCGAGCGTTCTCGCGCTCGGCAATCGCGCCGTCGCAGCCACCGGTTTGTCCGAGACCTATGCCCCTGAAGAAATGGAAGAAGCGCGTGCGGTCGCCGCGGAGATCGGCGCGGTGCACGTCATGGTCCGCACCATGGAGCTCACCGACCCCCGCTATGCGAACAACTCCCACCAACGCTGCTACTTCTGCAAGACAGAGCTCTACACGCAGCTCCAGGCGTACGCGGCCCAACATGGATATGCTGCAGTGCTCGACGGCACCAACGCGGACGACCTTGGGGATTTTCGGCCCGGCATTCGCGCGGCGAATCAACTTGGGGTGCGCAGCCCCTTGCAGGAGGCCGGCTTGACCAAGCAGGAGATTCGCGATCTCTCACAGTGGCTCGCGCTTCCAACATGGGACAAGCCTGCCGCCGCGTGTCTCTCGTCCCGTTTTGCGTACGGTGACCCGATCACGGTCGAAAAACTCGCGCAGGTGGCCAAAGCAGAAAGCCACCTGCGCCGTCTTGGCTACCGGGGGTTCCGGGTCCGGCATCATGATGAGATTGCTCGCATCGAGATGCCCGCGGACCAACTGGCCGACGCCATCGCCGATCGGGAAGAAATTGCCCGCGGAGTCCGCGCGGCCGGGTATCGGTATGTCACGCTCGATCTGGAAGGCTACGTGTCCGGTCGGATGAACGAGGGGTTGAATGCGCGTCTCAAGCCGAACTGA
- a CDS encoding aldehyde dehydrogenase family protein, whose protein sequence is MADHFRNLIDGKWVDAKSGKTFERRNPANGELVAEYTKSDASDVDAAVSAAARAFKSWRLYPAPKRGELLYKAAQILNERKEQFAREMTEEMGKVISEARGDVQEAIDMTFYMAGEGRRLYGQTTPSELPNKFNMSVRKPLGVAGIITPWNFPMAIPSWKMTPALIAGNTVVFKPASFTPRMAVRWVEVLQEAGIPDGVVNLVIGGGEDVGKAIVDHPDVALISFTGSTETGVALAARAAALNKRVSLEMGGKNAVIVLDDANLELAVDGILWSAFGTSGQRCTAASRVIVQRGAQKELVERLVARAGGMRLGDGLDESVQIGPVVSKKQLETIGGYVKIGQEEGARLAAGGGIATEGALGKGFFHEPTIFDEVGRGMRIANEEIFGPVTSIVPVDSLDEAIDVANSVEYGLSASIFTQDINNAYRAMRDIFTGILYVNAGTTGAEIHLPFGGTKATGNGHREAGTATLDFYTEWQSVYVDFSGKLQRAQIDNQ, encoded by the coding sequence ATGGCGGACCACTTTCGGAACCTCATCGATGGCAAATGGGTCGATGCAAAAAGCGGCAAGACGTTCGAGCGTCGCAACCCGGCCAATGGCGAGCTGGTGGCCGAGTACACGAAGAGCGACGCCAGCGATGTCGACGCGGCTGTTTCGGCAGCAGCCAGGGCGTTCAAGAGCTGGAGGCTCTATCCGGCGCCCAAGCGCGGTGAGTTGCTCTATAAGGCAGCGCAGATTCTCAACGAGCGCAAAGAGCAGTTCGCGCGCGAAATGACCGAGGAGATGGGGAAGGTCATCTCCGAGGCACGGGGCGACGTGCAGGAAGCGATCGACATGACGTTTTACATGGCCGGCGAGGGGCGCCGCCTTTATGGCCAGACGACGCCTTCCGAGCTTCCGAACAAGTTCAACATGTCCGTGCGCAAGCCGCTTGGGGTCGCGGGCATCATCACGCCCTGGAACTTCCCGATGGCGATCCCGTCGTGGAAGATGACACCCGCGCTGATTGCCGGGAACACGGTGGTGTTCAAGCCGGCGTCGTTCACACCACGTATGGCGGTGCGCTGGGTCGAGGTGCTGCAGGAAGCCGGCATTCCCGACGGTGTCGTGAATCTCGTCATCGGCGGTGGCGAGGATGTGGGTAAGGCCATCGTGGATCATCCCGATGTGGCGCTTATCTCGTTTACCGGTTCGACTGAGACCGGTGTCGCGCTGGCGGCTCGCGCGGCGGCTCTGAACAAGCGTGTTTCGCTGGAGATGGGTGGCAAGAATGCTGTCATCGTGCTCGACGACGCCAATCTGGAACTGGCGGTGGACGGCATCCTCTGGAGCGCTTTCGGCACGTCTGGCCAGCGATGCACCGCGGCGAGCCGGGTGATCGTGCAGCGCGGAGCGCAGAAGGAACTGGTCGAGCGGCTCGTCGCCCGTGCGGGCGGTATGCGCCTGGGGGACGGGTTGGACGAATCGGTTCAGATCGGGCCGGTGGTCAGCAAGAAGCAACTGGAAACCATTGGCGGCTACGTCAAGATCGGGCAAGAGGAAGGAGCGCGTCTGGCGGCGGGTGGCGGTATTGCCACTGAGGGAGCGCTGGGCAAGGGATTCTTCCACGAACCGACCATTTTCGATGAGGTCGGACGCGGAATGCGGATTGCCAATGAGGAGATCTTTGGCCCGGTCACCTCGATCGTGCCGGTCGATTCGCTGGACGAGGCCATCGATGTCGCGAATTCCGTCGAGTATGGTCTCTCCGCATCGATCTTCACGCAAGACATCAACAACGCCTATCGAGCGATGCGCGACATTTTCACCGGCATCCTCTATGTGAACGCCGGGACCACCGGAGCAGAAATTCATCTTCCGTTTGGGGGAACCAAGGCGACCGGCAACGGGCATCGGGAAGCGGGTACCGCGACGCTCGATTTCTACACCGAATGGCAGAGCGTTTACGTCGACTTCAGCGGCAAGCTGCAACGGGCGCAGATCGACAATCAGTAA
- a CDS encoding DUF488 domain-containing protein, translated as MNANNEKTSSDHDGSRDIFTIGHSSLPIDRFVALLRSHDIDLLVDIRRHPGSRHAPQFGGEPLRESLEAAGIAYLALPALGGRRPARADSRNQAWRNSSFRGYADYMETADFANGLDELTVLAREHRVAIMCAEAVWWRCHRALVSDAMVAEGWQVRHIMSDGSTQPHRLSAPARIVDGRLTYHEDASGTEQSLG; from the coding sequence ATGAACGCGAACAACGAGAAAACCTCATCCGATCACGACGGCAGCCGAGACATCTTTACGATCGGGCATTCCTCGTTGCCGATCGACCGGTTTGTAGCGCTCCTGCGGAGCCACGACATCGATCTTCTGGTCGATATTCGACGTCACCCCGGGTCGCGGCATGCGCCGCAGTTCGGCGGCGAGCCTTTGCGTGAGTCGCTCGAAGCCGCAGGGATTGCCTATCTGGCGCTGCCTGCGTTGGGCGGACGCCGTCCTGCCCGCGCGGATTCACGCAATCAGGCATGGCGGAATTCATCGTTTCGAGGATACGCCGACTACATGGAGACCGCTGATTTTGCGAACGGCCTCGATGAACTAACGGTGTTGGCGCGAGAGCACCGAGTGGCCATCATGTGCGCGGAAGCAGTTTGGTGGCGGTGTCATCGAGCGCTCGTCTCCGATGCGATGGTCGCAGAGGGATGGCAGGTTCGGCACATCATGAGTGACGGATCAACTCAGCCGCACCGTTTGTCTGCGCCTGCGCGCATCGTCGATGGGAGATTGACGTATCACGAAGACGCGTCTGGAACCGAGCAGTCCCTGGGGTAG
- a CDS encoding molybdopterin molybdotransferase MoeA → MNDSFPPRVRLDLSVEQARGRLFQRIASKSPCSLPLDSILGLVVAEELVAPFDLPRFTNSAMDGFAVRAADTSRASETAATRLMVAGAVEAGEIWTGTCKPGSAVRISTGAALPNGCDAVVPHETVLERGHEIVLTQPVATGQHVRPTGEDVRAGMPVLSPGTVIRPQEIGLLAALGCETASVIAAPVVSILSIGQELLPSSKPAQVPDANGPMLAAQVQCAGGNVVRVAQSDGDSSGLSELLDDLGQESDLIITSGGISDSTADTMAGLLDGHPEAELWNVRLRPGRHFGFGRFGQAVVLSLPGNPVAAFVGFEFFGRLAIGLLSGRKDDSDRRFALATEPLTGARGRTDVIRGHVRIDSAGQLWIAPTVHRGSGIVSSLLAVNGLAILPESIERIEAGQPVEIRWMGYQ, encoded by the coding sequence CTGAACGATTCCTTTCCGCCGCGCGTCCGACTCGATCTCTCGGTCGAGCAGGCGCGCGGTCGCCTTTTCCAGCGAATCGCATCGAAGTCTCCGTGCTCACTCCCGCTCGATTCGATCCTGGGGCTCGTCGTCGCGGAAGAACTCGTTGCGCCGTTCGATCTCCCGCGCTTCACAAACTCGGCGATGGATGGCTTCGCCGTTCGCGCCGCCGACACGAGCCGGGCATCGGAAACTGCCGCAACTCGTCTCATGGTTGCCGGAGCCGTCGAGGCTGGCGAAATCTGGACGGGGACGTGCAAACCGGGCTCTGCCGTGCGGATCAGTACTGGAGCAGCACTCCCCAACGGCTGCGACGCGGTTGTTCCCCACGAGACCGTCCTGGAGCGGGGCCACGAGATCGTGCTCACACAGCCAGTCGCAACCGGGCAACATGTTCGCCCCACCGGCGAAGACGTCCGGGCAGGAATGCCGGTTCTCTCCCCAGGTACCGTCATCCGGCCCCAGGAAATCGGTTTGTTGGCGGCGCTTGGATGCGAGACCGCGTCGGTCATCGCGGCCCCGGTGGTCTCGATTCTGTCGATTGGCCAGGAGTTGCTTCCCTCGAGCAAGCCTGCGCAGGTTCCCGACGCGAATGGTCCGATGCTTGCTGCTCAGGTTCAGTGCGCCGGAGGCAACGTTGTCCGTGTCGCGCAGAGCGATGGTGACAGTTCGGGTCTTTCCGAGCTTCTCGATGACCTGGGGCAGGAGTCCGATCTCATCATCACGAGCGGGGGTATCTCCGACAGCACAGCCGACACCATGGCCGGGCTGCTCGATGGACATCCAGAGGCAGAGCTCTGGAATGTCCGTCTTCGCCCCGGCAGGCATTTCGGTTTTGGGCGTTTCGGTCAAGCCGTCGTCCTCTCGCTCCCGGGGAATCCTGTTGCGGCATTCGTTGGGTTCGAGTTCTTCGGCCGGCTGGCCATCGGCCTGCTCAGCGGGCGCAAAGACGATTCCGACCGACGCTTCGCACTTGCGACGGAGCCGCTGACGGGCGCGCGTGGACGCACCGATGTGATTCGCGGACACGTTCGAATCGATTCGGCTGGACAGCTCTGGATCGCCCCAACCGTTCATCGCGGTTCGGGGATCGTGTCGTCGCTTCTGGCGGTGAACGGTCTTGCGATCTTGCCGGAATCGATTGAGCGAATCGAGGCTGGGCAACCCGTGGAGATTCGCTGGATGGGGTATCAATGA
- a CDS encoding DUF2945 domain-containing protein, with protein MMDRFEVGDHVRWNSEAGEVSGTIIAVHTSDFDYKGYTHHATPDDPQYEIRSDKTDHIAAHKGSALRKIE; from the coding sequence ATGATGGATCGTTTCGAGGTCGGTGACCATGTCAGGTGGAACTCAGAGGCCGGAGAGGTTTCGGGCACCATCATCGCGGTGCACACCAGCGATTTCGACTACAAGGGCTACACCCATCACGCTACACCGGACGACCCGCAGTACGAGATCAGGAGTGACAAGACCGACCACATCGCGGCACACAAGGGTTCAGCGCTTCGCAAGATCGAATGA
- the mdh gene encoding malate dehydrogenase translates to MAASKRSKVTVVGAGMVGGTVAQMLALRDYADVVLVDIVEGMPQGKALDMMQVGPLMGYDTQITGSNGYEETADSDVVVITSGIARKPGMSRDDLLRTNQGIVKSVTEQVIAHSPNAIIIVVSNPLDAMCHVAFDAAGFPRERVIGMAGVLDSARFRTFIAMEAGVSVEDVSALVLGGHGDTMVPLSRYSTIAGIPITELFPADRVKAIEERTANGGAEIVGLLKTGSAWYAPGTSVVEMVDSILLDKKRVLPCSVLLQGEYGIDGIFVGVPVKLGAGGVEEIYQLTLTADEQAALEKSAGSVKGLVDTMAGFAEQA, encoded by the coding sequence ATGGCAGCAAGCAAGCGCAGCAAAGTCACGGTCGTCGGAGCCGGTATGGTTGGGGGCACGGTCGCCCAAATGCTCGCGCTGCGAGACTACGCGGATGTCGTCCTCGTCGACATTGTCGAAGGCATGCCGCAGGGCAAAGCGCTCGACATGATGCAAGTCGGGCCGTTGATGGGATACGACACCCAAATCACCGGCTCGAACGGGTACGAAGAAACCGCCGATTCCGATGTTGTCGTCATCACTTCCGGCATCGCGCGCAAACCAGGCATGAGCCGCGACGATCTTCTCCGCACCAATCAGGGCATCGTCAAGTCGGTCACGGAGCAAGTCATCGCGCACTCGCCAAACGCAATCATCATCGTCGTTTCCAACCCGCTCGATGCCATGTGCCATGTCGCATTCGATGCTGCCGGGTTCCCGCGCGAGCGCGTCATCGGCATGGCCGGGGTACTCGATTCCGCCCGGTTCCGCACCTTCATTGCCATGGAAGCAGGCGTCTCGGTCGAGGATGTGTCTGCCCTGGTGCTCGGCGGCCACGGCGACACCATGGTTCCCCTGTCGCGCTATTCCACCATCGCCGGTATTCCCATCACCGAGCTTTTCCCGGCAGATCGTGTGAAGGCCATCGAGGAGCGCACTGCCAACGGCGGCGCCGAGATCGTCGGTCTGCTCAAGACCGGAAGCGCCTGGTATGCGCCGGGAACATCGGTGGTCGAGATGGTCGATTCGATTCTGCTCGACAAGAAGCGCGTGCTTCCGTGTAGCGTGCTGCTTCAGGGCGAATATGGCATCGACGGTATCTTCGTCGGCGTGCCAGTGAAGCTCGGCGCTGGCGGCGTGGAGGAGATCTATCAGTTGACCCTCACCGCCGACGAGCAAGCCGCACTCGAGAAGTCAGCCGGATCGGTCAAGGGTCTGGTCGACACCATGGCCGGCTTCGCCGAGCAGGCATAA
- a CDS encoding CpsB/CapC family capsule biosynthesis tyrosine phosphatase: MLNPPPVDLHLHLLPNVDDGPSRLDECDAMLRFFAQLGVKRLATTPHLHGPLDERQRRLVESGLGAISPMLTNYGVSVTPGFEVLLTPDVPQRLADGEPIGYAGTNAVLVELPFEFWPEQSAETIFEIQTVEFQPVLAHPERYVAAQHDPRKVMELGERGVIMQVTYASLAGVNGRSARSLGEQIIRDCPRVILATDAHGNGTRLRSFEAGLSRATEVVGPVRAAQMSASNPASILANQPFPIQAPLERKPEQRSFFGRAKRSGGRWGDRKGW; this comes from the coding sequence ATGCTCAATCCGCCGCCAGTCGATCTTCATCTCCATCTGCTGCCAAATGTGGACGATGGTCCATCGCGGCTCGATGAATGCGATGCAATGCTGCGTTTCTTCGCTCAGCTTGGGGTCAAGCGGCTCGCCACCACTCCACATCTACACGGACCGCTCGACGAGCGGCAGCGACGGCTGGTGGAGAGTGGATTGGGCGCGATCTCGCCAATGCTGACCAACTACGGCGTTTCCGTGACGCCGGGTTTCGAGGTTCTGCTGACGCCCGACGTGCCACAGCGATTGGCGGACGGAGAGCCAATTGGCTATGCCGGCACCAACGCGGTCCTGGTCGAGTTGCCATTCGAGTTTTGGCCGGAGCAGTCCGCCGAGACGATCTTCGAGATACAGACCGTCGAATTCCAACCGGTGCTGGCGCATCCGGAGCGATACGTTGCCGCGCAACACGATCCGCGCAAAGTCATGGAGTTGGGCGAACGGGGGGTCATCATGCAGGTGACCTATGCCAGTCTCGCAGGGGTCAATGGCCGATCGGCGCGATCTCTTGGTGAGCAGATCATTCGTGACTGCCCTCGGGTGATTCTGGCAACCGATGCACATGGCAACGGCACGCGGCTCCGTTCGTTCGAAGCGGGGCTCAGCCGAGCGACAGAAGTGGTCGGTCCGGTGCGGGCGGCTCAGATGTCGGCGTCCAATCCCGCGTCGATTCTGGCCAACCAGCCGTTTCCCATTCAGGCGCCGCTGGAGCGAAAACCAGAGCAGCGATCGTTCTTCGGTCGCGCGAAGCGTTCCGGTGGCCGCTGGGGTGACCGCAAGGGCTGGTGA
- a CDS encoding ABC transporter substrate-binding protein, translating into MSERPVNKLNELYKEFLSGQIDRRTLMLRASQIGLSAAGLSMFMRGVPASAQDATPEPATGDVALPGGFKSLTREEYKAMLGEVYPFTLEEQPAGGTLILGSTSSSNLTTVNYFFADNFPTQDICGLMFESLVGAFPNPDNNAEYLLNGQFFVPGLADYYEIAEDGRTYTFYLNADATFHDGTPVTAQDVVMVCDAQANENSGSSYSSSFLATLESWTAIDDKTFQWVTLEAFPQLVVFPNIALPVLPSSIWGDVPVEEWQTDPGSTGTDPSRVVGSGPFKFVELNEGEGTTTLVRNEDYWDRVPAVETVIFQVWPDDTAVTEALRAGDLDMLMDPVTPADVESLQAEENLNVDVYDSYQFGFFGYNLDPEKTPLFQDVKVRQALIYALDRQALVDSVLLGYGEVANGTQPTLSEAYAPELINTVYNYDVDKANSLLDEAGWVAGSDGIREKDGVKLSFEIMYGAASTNDQIASAAQDFWKAVGVDAQPTSVDFDTVLIPAITETFDYQMCMLAFDWASPSGDQSAMFGTDSYGAGFNFMKYSNPAYDEANTAASTTLDPKERFDLLVKASNIVNDDAPIIINWFRKDRTGYNKRMVNFSPRTGNLLWSLPYVAVAE; encoded by the coding sequence ATGTCGGAACGACCAGTCAACAAGCTCAACGAACTATACAAGGAGTTCCTTTCCGGGCAGATCGATCGCCGCACGCTCATGCTGCGCGCCAGCCAAATTGGACTCTCGGCCGCAGGCCTGTCGATGTTCATGCGCGGCGTTCCGGCCTCTGCACAGGATGCGACTCCTGAGCCGGCAACCGGTGACGTGGCGCTGCCGGGCGGCTTCAAGTCGTTGACGCGCGAGGAATACAAGGCCATGCTGGGTGAGGTGTATCCCTTCACCCTCGAAGAGCAGCCGGCCGGCGGCACGTTGATTCTCGGCAGCACCTCGTCCTCGAACTTGACCACGGTGAACTACTTCTTCGCGGACAATTTCCCGACGCAAGACATTTGCGGTCTGATGTTCGAGTCGCTCGTTGGCGCCTTCCCGAACCCGGACAACAATGCCGAGTACCTGCTCAATGGGCAGTTCTTCGTCCCGGGCCTTGCCGACTACTACGAGATCGCAGAAGACGGCCGCACCTATACCTTCTACCTGAATGCAGACGCGACCTTCCACGATGGCACGCCGGTGACGGCGCAGGACGTGGTGATGGTCTGTGATGCGCAGGCGAACGAGAACTCGGGCAGCTCGTACTCGAGCTCTTTCCTTGCGACCCTCGAGTCGTGGACCGCGATCGATGACAAGACCTTCCAGTGGGTGACGCTCGAGGCCTTCCCGCAGTTGGTCGTCTTCCCGAACATTGCGCTGCCGGTGCTGCCGTCCAGCATTTGGGGCGACGTTCCGGTCGAAGAGTGGCAGACCGATCCGGGCAGCACGGGCACCGACCCGTCCCGCGTCGTGGGTTCTGGCCCGTTCAAGTTCGTCGAACTGAACGAAGGCGAAGGCACCACCACTCTGGTTCGCAACGAAGACTACTGGGACAGAGTCCCGGCCGTGGAGACAGTGATCTTCCAGGTTTGGCCGGACGACACTGCTGTGACCGAGGCGCTGCGCGCTGGCGATCTCGACATGCTGATGGACCCGGTCACCCCGGCCGATGTCGAGAGCCTGCAGGCCGAGGAGAACCTGAACGTCGATGTCTACGACTCGTACCAGTTCGGTTTCTTTGGCTACAACCTCGACCCCGAGAAGACTCCGCTCTTCCAGGACGTCAAGGTTCGCCAGGCACTGATCTATGCCCTCGACCGCCAGGCGTTGGTCGATAGCGTCCTGCTCGGCTATGGCGAGGTCGCCAATGGCACGCAGCCGACCCTCTCCGAAGCCTATGCTCCCGAACTGATCAATACCGTCTACAACTACGATGTCGACAAGGCCAACTCGCTCCTCGACGAAGCTGGTTGGGTTGCCGGTTCGGACGGCATTCGCGAGAAGGATGGCGTGAAGCTCTCCTTCGAGATCATGTACGGCGCGGCCTCGACCAACGATCAGATCGCTTCGGCAGCACAGGACTTTTGGAAGGCTGTCGGAGTCGATGCGCAGCCGACCTCGGTCGACTTCGATACCGTGCTGATCCCGGCGATCACCGAGACCTTCGATTACCAGATGTGCATGCTGGCGTTCGACTGGGCGTCCCCCTCGGGAGATCAGTCGGCAATGTTCGGCACCGACTCCTATGGCGCGGGCTTCAACTTCATGAAGTACTCGAACCCGGCCTATGACGAGGCGAACACTGCTGCGAGCACGACGCTCGATCCGAAGGAGCGCTTCGATCT
- a CDS encoding Rrf2 family transcriptional regulator, whose protein sequence is MRVSSRTDYGVRALYDLALHYGQGTVQSREIAQRQQMPEAYLHQVLSALNRGGLIRSVRGPSGGHELARDPSEITLFDAFQVLDSGEINKNHPHQTPMGMDPVHQVWHELNDISVAFLRSLTFEDLVIRSRQGTAVPNYSI, encoded by the coding sequence ATGCGCGTCTCAAGCCGAACTGATTATGGAGTCCGCGCGCTCTACGATCTAGCGCTCCACTACGGTCAGGGAACCGTGCAGAGCCGAGAGATCGCGCAGCGTCAGCAAATGCCAGAAGCGTATCTGCACCAGGTCTTGAGCGCGCTCAACCGCGGCGGTCTGATCCGGAGCGTGCGTGGTCCCTCCGGCGGTCATGAATTGGCGCGTGATCCGTCGGAAATCACGCTGTTCGACGCCTTTCAGGTTCTGGACAGCGGCGAGATCAACAAGAACCATCCCCACCAGACACCGATGGGCATGGATCCGGTCCATCAGGTCTGGCACGAACTGAACGACATCTCGGTGGCGTTCCTGCGATCGCTTACCTTCGAGGATCTGGTCATCCGCTCCAGACAGGGCACCGCGGTTCCGAACTACAGCATATAG
- the glpK gene encoding glycerol kinase GlpK — MSEQQLVLTIDQGTTSSRVILFDRSGQMKSVAQRAITQHYPASGWVNHDANEIWQSVHGCLSEALARAGARLDDVAGIGITNQRETTVVWDRATGEPLAPAIVWQSRQSVPYVTSIVERGMGERFHLLTGLVPDAYFSATKLALLLDEHPEIRRKAEAGDALFGTVDSWLVYKLSRGAAHVTDVSNAARTMLFDIHTLTWSDELLADLSIPRAMLPTVVDSSGFVAEYSDSQLGGSAPIAGIAGDQHAALFGQLCFAPGEAKNTIGTGSFLLMNTGASVPISNSGLLATIGWKRGDELCYASEGSVFVSGSAVQWLRDGLGVIESSADIERLLDTESGSGGVVFVPALTGLGAPHWDPTARGGIFGIDRGTTAGHLAHATIEGIALQAYELVELMRSETGLPISTLKVDGGAAANDRLVQLHADLIGVEVVRPAVLETTALGAAYLAGLAVGLWANRDELRQNVEIDRVFAPSMPDATRDRLIARWKKAVERVQNWDV; from the coding sequence ATGAGCGAGCAACAACTGGTTCTGACGATCGATCAAGGCACCACGTCGTCAAGGGTCATCCTGTTCGACCGTTCCGGGCAGATGAAGTCGGTCGCCCAACGGGCGATCACCCAGCACTATCCCGCGAGTGGCTGGGTGAACCACGATGCCAACGAGATTTGGCAATCCGTTCATGGGTGTCTCTCCGAGGCACTTGCCCGTGCTGGCGCTCGGCTAGACGATGTGGCCGGTATTGGCATCACCAACCAGCGCGAAACGACGGTTGTCTGGGATCGCGCGACCGGTGAGCCCCTGGCTCCGGCAATCGTCTGGCAGAGTCGGCAGTCGGTTCCCTATGTGACCTCTATCGTCGAGCGGGGGATGGGCGAGCGTTTCCATCTGCTCACCGGGCTTGTGCCCGATGCGTACTTCTCCGCCACAAAGCTGGCGCTCTTGCTGGATGAGCATCCCGAGATCCGGCGCAAAGCAGAAGCCGGTGATGCGCTCTTCGGCACTGTGGACAGCTGGCTCGTGTACAAGCTCTCACGCGGCGCGGCTCATGTGACCGACGTCAGCAATGCCGCGCGCACCATGCTGTTCGATATCCATACGCTTACGTGGTCGGACGAACTACTGGCGGACCTGTCGATCCCCCGCGCCATGCTTCCCACGGTAGTCGATTCCAGTGGATTCGTTGCAGAGTACTCGGATTCCCAGCTTGGAGGATCGGCCCCGATCGCCGGTATCGCGGGAGATCAGCATGCCGCGCTCTTTGGGCAACTCTGTTTTGCGCCCGGCGAGGCGAAGAACACGATCGGCACGGGGTCGTTCCTGCTGATGAACACCGGCGCCAGCGTGCCGATTTCCAACTCCGGGCTGCTGGCAACCATCGGATGGAAACGCGGAGATGAGCTCTGCTATGCCTCCGAAGGTTCGGTGTTCGTTTCTGGTTCAGCCGTGCAATGGTTGCGGGACGGGCTTGGTGTGATCGAGTCATCTGCCGATATCGAGCGGCTGCTCGACACCGAATCGGGGTCGGGTGGAGTCGTGTTCGTGCCAGCTCTGACGGGGTTGGGCGCGCCGCATTGGGATCCAACCGCACGAGGCGGCATTTTCGGGATCGACCGTGGCACCACGGCAGGGCATCTGGCTCACGCGACCATCGAAGGGATTGCGCTGCAGGCTTACGAACTGGTCGAACTCATGCGGTCCGAGACCGGATTGCCGATTTCGACCCTCAAGGTCGATGGCGGAGCCGCTGCGAACGATCGCCTGGTGCAATTGCACGCGGACCTGATCGGTGTCGAGGTCGTTCGCCCGGCAGTATTGGAAACCACCGCGCTTGGCGCCGCCTACCTGGCCGGTCTCGCGGTCGGGCTTTGGGCAAACCGGGATGAACTACGCCAGAACGTCGAGATCGACCGGGTTTTCGCGCCATCGATGCCGGATGCCACACGCGACAGGCTCATTGCGCGCTGGAAAAAAGCGGTCGAACGCGTACAGAACTGGGACGTCTAG